From the Leifsonia sp. AG29 genome, one window contains:
- the glgX gene encoding glycogen debranching protein GlgX → MSGDSFPYPLGITLRDGGANVAVYSERADKVIVSLFDHRGRETQTALTTRTGHVFHGFVPGLVPGTRYGLRVDGPWDPANGLRFSPAKVLLPPHARAVTGSWDNTQAVFGHQLARPKRRSDTNGARHVALGVAIDRQEFDWGDHERPRIPLSETIIYEVHVKGFTKLMEWVPEEFRGTYAGLAHPAAVEYLKNLGVTAVELLPIHQFVQDSHLAEKGLRNYWGYNSIGFFAPHNEYAATGDTGHQVDEFKGMVKALHAAGLEVILDVVYNHTAEGNDLGPTYSFKGIDNPSYYRLVDGDGAHYFDTTGTGNSFNVSHPAALQVIMDSLRYWVEDMHIDGFRFDLATTLTRQGGDASLHSAFLTLIQQDPTLSQVKLIAEPWDVAGYQLGGFPADWSEWNGKFRDDVRDFWRGEPGVLSTLSQRVLGSPDIYEDSRRAPLSSVNFVTAHDGFTLADLTSYNEKHNEANGEDNRDGESDNRSNNYGVEGPTDDEGINAFRKRQRKNFLATVLLSAGVPMILGGDEIGRTQQGNNNAYCQDNEISWFDWQNADWDLHAFTSKLIHLRRTEPALRPEWYRHAPEVGGPDVVCILRADSEPFTDEDWGDPEARSIAFELRHEGADSFLLMLNGASNGVEFRLPESLGEAWEFELSSDPELALGDGDSVILGERSFALLRSRGR, encoded by the coding sequence GTGAGCGGCGATTCCTTCCCGTATCCGCTCGGGATCACCCTCCGTGATGGAGGCGCAAACGTCGCCGTCTACAGCGAGCGTGCCGACAAGGTCATCGTGTCGCTCTTCGACCACCGCGGCCGCGAGACGCAGACCGCACTGACGACGCGGACCGGCCACGTGTTCCACGGGTTCGTCCCCGGGCTCGTCCCCGGCACCCGCTACGGCCTCCGCGTCGACGGACCGTGGGACCCGGCGAACGGGCTCCGTTTCTCACCCGCGAAGGTGCTCCTCCCGCCGCACGCGCGCGCGGTCACCGGCTCCTGGGACAACACCCAGGCGGTGTTCGGCCACCAGCTCGCGCGTCCGAAGCGCCGCAGCGACACCAACGGGGCGCGGCACGTCGCTCTCGGCGTCGCGATCGACCGGCAGGAGTTCGACTGGGGCGACCACGAGCGCCCGCGCATCCCGCTCAGCGAGACGATCATCTACGAGGTCCACGTGAAGGGCTTCACCAAGCTGATGGAGTGGGTACCGGAGGAGTTCCGCGGCACCTACGCCGGCCTCGCGCACCCGGCGGCGGTCGAGTACCTGAAGAACCTCGGCGTCACTGCGGTCGAGCTCCTCCCGATCCACCAGTTCGTGCAGGACTCCCACCTCGCCGAGAAGGGCCTCCGCAACTACTGGGGCTACAACTCGATCGGCTTCTTCGCGCCCCACAACGAGTACGCGGCCACCGGCGACACGGGCCACCAGGTCGACGAGTTCAAGGGCATGGTGAAGGCGCTGCACGCCGCCGGGCTCGAGGTCATCCTCGACGTGGTCTACAACCACACGGCGGAAGGCAACGATCTCGGTCCGACGTACAGCTTCAAGGGCATCGACAACCCGTCCTACTACCGGCTGGTGGACGGCGACGGCGCGCACTACTTCGACACCACCGGCACGGGCAACAGCTTCAACGTCAGCCACCCCGCTGCGCTGCAGGTCATCATGGACTCGCTGCGCTACTGGGTCGAGGACATGCACATCGACGGGTTCCGCTTCGACCTCGCGACGACGCTGACCCGGCAGGGAGGCGACGCCAGCCTCCACAGCGCCTTCCTCACCCTGATCCAGCAGGACCCGACCCTCTCCCAGGTGAAGCTCATCGCCGAGCCGTGGGACGTCGCGGGCTACCAGCTGGGCGGCTTCCCGGCCGACTGGTCGGAGTGGAACGGCAAGTTCCGCGACGACGTCCGCGACTTCTGGCGCGGCGAGCCGGGCGTCCTGTCCACGCTGTCGCAGCGCGTGCTCGGCAGCCCCGACATCTACGAGGACTCGCGGCGAGCGCCGCTGTCGAGCGTCAACTTCGTCACCGCGCACGACGGTTTCACGCTCGCCGATCTGACGAGCTACAACGAGAAGCACAACGAGGCGAACGGCGAGGACAACCGCGACGGCGAGTCCGACAACCGTTCGAACAACTACGGTGTGGAGGGACCCACCGACGACGAGGGCATCAACGCGTTCCGCAAGCGGCAGCGCAAGAACTTCCTCGCCACCGTCCTGCTCTCGGCCGGTGTGCCGATGATCCTCGGCGGCGACGAGATCGGGCGGACGCAGCAGGGCAACAACAATGCCTACTGCCAGGACAACGAGATCTCCTGGTTCGACTGGCAGAACGCCGACTGGGACCTCCACGCGTTCACCTCGAAGCTCATCCACCTGCGCCGGACCGAGCCGGCGCTCCGGCCGGAGTGGTACCGCCACGCGCCCGAGGTGGGCGGCCCGGACGTGGTCTGCATCCTGCGCGCCGACAGCGAGCCGTTCACGGACGAGGACTGGGGCGACCCGGAGGCGCGGTCCATCGCTTTCGAGCTGCGGCACGAGGGCGCCGACTCGTTCCTCCTCATGCTGAACGGCGCGTCGAACGGCGTCGAGTTCCGGCTGCCGGAATCGCTCGGGGAGGCGTGGGAGTTCGAGCTGTCGAGCGACCCTGAGCTCGCTCTCGGTGACGGCGACAGCGTCATCCTCGGCGAGCGCTCCTTCGCGCTCCTCCGTTCGAGGGGGCGTTGA
- the treZ gene encoding malto-oligosyltrehalose trehalohydrolase: MSARDFAVWAPVASSVDLFVAGGGTHPLTPAPVEEDRPGYGWWRLAEPLDLGEEPIDYGYLVDGEGPFPDPRSRRQPDGVHGLSREFDPRRHHWSDGAWEGRDLTGTVIYELHLGTFTPEGTLDAAAGRLDHLVELGVDAVELLPVNAFNGTHNWGYDGVLWYAVHEQYGGPEAYQRFVDACHARGIAVIQDVVYNHLGPSGNYLPKFGPYFGHGRSTWGVSLNLDGPLSDEVRRYILDNAAYWLRDMHVDGLRLDAVHALPDARATHILEELAILADELAGETGRPRTLIAESDLNDPKLIRARAHHGYGLHAQWDDDVHHAIHANLTGEATGYYGDFAEPEALIRVLERGFFHDGTWSSFRERSHGRPLDPDIPFTRLVAFSQDHDQIGNRAAGDRLTATLDPGRLAVAAALTLLGPFTPMLFMGEEWAATTPWQFFTSHPEPELGKATAEGRIEEFARMGWDRSIVPDPQDPETFLRSKLDWSEPDRPENARMLEWYRTLTGLRRGIPADARAEQVELADGVLRFVRGGVLVEASLSGRGLGEPADASRTLAAFDDAVRASRTSRT, translated from the coding sequence ATGAGCGCGCGCGACTTCGCGGTGTGGGCGCCGGTCGCCTCCTCGGTCGATCTGTTCGTCGCCGGCGGCGGCACACACCCGTTGACGCCGGCCCCGGTCGAGGAAGACCGGCCCGGTTACGGCTGGTGGCGCCTCGCCGAGCCGCTCGATCTCGGCGAAGAACCCATCGACTACGGGTACCTCGTCGACGGTGAGGGCCCCTTCCCCGACCCGCGCTCGCGCAGGCAGCCGGACGGCGTGCACGGGCTCAGCCGCGAGTTCGACCCCCGGCGGCACCACTGGTCCGACGGCGCCTGGGAGGGACGCGACCTCACCGGGACCGTCATCTACGAGCTGCACCTCGGCACCTTCACCCCAGAAGGGACGCTCGACGCCGCCGCCGGACGCCTCGACCACCTCGTCGAGCTCGGGGTCGACGCCGTGGAGCTGCTCCCCGTGAACGCCTTCAACGGCACGCACAACTGGGGCTACGACGGCGTGCTCTGGTACGCGGTTCACGAGCAGTACGGCGGCCCGGAGGCGTACCAGCGGTTCGTCGACGCGTGCCACGCCCGAGGGATCGCCGTCATCCAGGACGTCGTCTACAACCACCTCGGGCCGAGCGGAAACTACCTCCCGAAGTTCGGGCCTTACTTCGGCCACGGGCGGAGCACGTGGGGCGTCTCGCTGAACCTCGACGGGCCGCTGTCCGACGAGGTCCGCCGCTACATCCTCGACAACGCCGCCTACTGGCTGAGGGACATGCACGTCGACGGGCTCCGGCTCGACGCGGTCCATGCGCTGCCCGACGCGCGGGCGACGCACATCCTGGAGGAGCTGGCCATTCTCGCCGACGAGCTCGCCGGCGAGACCGGACGGCCCCGCACGCTCATCGCCGAGAGCGACCTCAACGACCCGAAGCTGATCCGCGCCCGCGCGCACCACGGCTACGGCCTGCACGCCCAGTGGGACGACGACGTGCATCACGCCATCCACGCCAACCTCACCGGGGAGGCGACCGGGTACTACGGCGACTTCGCCGAGCCGGAGGCGCTCATCCGGGTGCTCGAGCGCGGCTTCTTCCACGACGGCACCTGGTCGAGCTTCCGGGAGCGAAGTCACGGGCGACCGCTCGACCCCGACATCCCGTTCACCCGCCTGGTCGCCTTCAGCCAGGACCACGATCAGATCGGCAACCGGGCGGCCGGCGACCGGCTCACCGCGACCCTGGACCCCGGACGGCTCGCGGTCGCGGCGGCGCTCACGCTGCTCGGGCCGTTCACCCCGATGCTCTTCATGGGCGAGGAGTGGGCGGCGACGACCCCGTGGCAGTTCTTCACGTCGCATCCGGAGCCGGAGCTCGGCAAGGCGACCGCGGAGGGACGGATCGAGGAGTTCGCGCGCATGGGCTGGGACCGGTCGATCGTGCCCGACCCGCAGGACCCGGAGACGTTCCTCCGCTCGAAGCTCGACTGGTCGGAGCCCGACCGGCCGGAGAATGCCCGGATGCTGGAGTGGTACCGGACGCTGACCGGCCTCCGTCGCGGCATCCCGGCCGACGCGCGCGCGGAGCAGGTCGAGCTGGCCGACGGGGTGCTGCGGTTCGTGCGCGGCGGCGTGCTCGTGGAGGCGTCGCTCAGCGGACGGGGCCTCGGCGAGCCGGCCGACGCCTCCCGCACCCTCGCCGCCTTCGACGACGCCGTCCGCGCCTCCCGCACCTCCCGCACCTGA